The genomic stretch ATTGGGAATTGACGCCACAAAAAAACTCCCCTCGGAGGGCTTTACCAGACAATGGCCGCCTGATATTACCATGGATGAAAAAATCAGGGAATTGGTTAACAGAAAGTGGAAGGATTACGGGTTTTAATGTTCGTCTCTGAATTTTTCAGCTATAGCAATGAAAACCCGTTCAACTGCTAAGAAGGCATCTGTAACATCCGGGTCAAAGTGGGTTGCACGCCCCTGAATGATTATTTCCCTGGCAGTCTCATGTGAATAGGCGTCCTTATAAACTCTTTTTGTGATAAGAGCGTCATAGACGTCTGCAAGTGCCATTAAGCGCCCTGAAACAGGGATATCTTCCCCGCTTAGCCCTTCAGGATAACCGGAGCCGTCCCATTTTTCATGGTGGCAATAGGCGATTTCTTTTGCTATATCCAAAAAGGAATTATAACCGATAGACATCTCCGCTTTAAGTAGTGCATCCCTGCCATAAACCGTGTGCATCTTCATCTCCTGAAATTCTTCATCAGTAAGCTTGCCGTTTTTTAGAAGTATTGCATCACGTATTCCAACTTTTCCTATGTCATGAAGAGGAGCTGATTTATATAAAAGTTCGATAGTCTCATCAGATAAGTAACCGGAAAATCCGGGATTGTCTCTTAAATACAAGGCAAGGGCTCTGACATATCTCTGAGTGCGTAGGATATGAGCGCCGGTGTCGCTGTCTCTGGTCTCGGCAAGGCTTGCCAGGGAAAGGATTGTAACATCACGGGTTTTCTGCAATTCGTTAGTTCTCTCCCGCAGGTTTTCAATCATCTTGTTGGAATAAGTGGCCATAAGTCCAAATTCATCATTAGTACTGACTGCCACTTTTTGGTTTAAATTGCCACTGGCCACCGCCATCAGCACCCTGTTTTCGTTTTCAAAGAACAACTTCAGGTTCTTTGTATGGGAAATTATCAGATTAATGTTTTCAATAAGTATAATTACAACGACAAAGGCGGTTTCAATCAATACTTTTTTTGTAAAAATGGAATTAACTGTTTCCTCCGTCTGAGAAAATAGAGCAAAATTCCTGTGAATAATCAGAAAGACTACAATCATCATAAATAGTATATTTAAGGTGGCGATAATTATTATTTTTGTAGTAAGTTGTAAGAAATTGCCGGTGACGTCTATATCGTTTCCTGTTTGTCTGATCTCGGCGTTTATTATCCTCTCCCTTTCAAGTCCAAGATCAATGGCGGCATAAAATCCAAGAGTTAAACCACCTATGACAACCTTCAGACCACTGGCCGGCGGAAAATCATAAACAAGTAAATTGTATAAGGCAATACCCACAGTTGACAGTAAAAAAAGGACGTAATCAAGAGCAACCTGACGTTTTATCTGTGAAAGATACTGCTTTCCTAAAATACCTGTTTTTATTAAACGCTGTCGAACAATGAAAGCAGTACTAAAAGCTATAGTAAAAAGTAATATGCGTTTTCCAATAAACAACTCAGCAAGAAAAGGGCAGACACGGGCACTATAAATGCTGATTATAATAATTGACAGAGTGTAATGAACGGCGGCTCTCATTTTTGCTGTTGTATAAAAATCTCCTGACTTTAATATTATTTTGCTCCGTTAAACTTATCGGCTCACACCTGTAGTATATCATAAGCTGCCGTTAATATATATTTCCACGCTTGAGGGAATTTAAATTACGGGCGGCATCTTCATAATCAGGTTGATATTCTAATGCTTTTTCAAATTCACCGGCAGCCTCACCGGTAAGTCCCTGATTTAAATACAGCACACCCAGGTTATTGTGAGCTGCTGCAAATGCAGGATTTATAGCTATTGCCATTTTATAATTTTCAAGGGCTTTCTCTGAAAATCCCTGTTTTAGGTAGATGTTGCCCATGTTGTTATAAGTCTGGGCAAGGTCAGGTTTTAACTTAACAGCTGTTTCATACATTTTAAGGGCGTCATTGAGAAGCCCTTGTGAAGCATAGATGTTGCCCAGATTGATATAAGGTGGTGCAAAAAAAGGATTAATCCTTATGGCATGTTCATATGAAGTTATAGCCTCCTTAAGCTCTCCCAGATGCTCATAAGTATAACCCAGCAGGTTCAATGACTGGTAGTCATACCTGTCAAGAGTTACAGCCTGCTTTAGTACTCTTATGGCGTCGTTGTAACGGGTCTTGTTGAAATATGCATTTGCCAAAAAATTATATGGCATGGGGTGCTGTGGTGCTTTCTTAATGTTATCTTCCCATAGTGTTGTTTCATTTTGCCAGTTTGAGTTATTCCTATAGGTGGAAACACATAAAATTATTGCAATGCCTAAAGAGAGCAATGTTAAGGCATATCCGCTGTATTTCCTAAAAAACCTGATTAACAGTGCCCCTGCAAGAAAAGAAAATCCCACTGAAGGAAGATAAACCCTGTACTGAAGCACTACCCACTCCTTTACTGCAATCATCAACTGAGGGGAGATATTAATAAAAAACCACAATATGCCAAATGCCGTAAGCTTGCTGTAAATATGCCTGTCTTCAGAGCCTCCGCTAAAGGATTTAAAAATTAAGACCACTGAATAACTGAGAATCGCCATGATGAAAACCCCTGAAAGAATCACCCTGTAGTCTGTAAATGAAGTTGATACCGGATAGTAGTATATGAGAGTAAAGTTCACCGGCAGGATAAGCATTTTTATATAAGTTAGTATAGCTCTGATTTGGGTAAAAAAG from Nitrospirae bacterium YQR-1 encodes the following:
- a CDS encoding HD domain-containing protein; its protein translation is MRAAVHYTLSIIIISIYSARVCPFLAELFIGKRILLFTIAFSTAFIVRQRLIKTGILGKQYLSQIKRQVALDYVLFLLSTVGIALYNLLVYDFPPASGLKVVIGGLTLGFYAAIDLGLERERIINAEIRQTGNDIDVTGNFLQLTTKIIIIATLNILFMMIVVFLIIHRNFALFSQTEETVNSIFTKKVLIETAFVVVIILIENINLIISHTKNLKLFFENENRVLMAVASGNLNQKVAVSTNDEFGLMATYSNKMIENLRERTNELQKTRDVTILSLASLAETRDSDTGAHILRTQRYVRALALYLRDNPGFSGYLSDETIELLYKSAPLHDIGKVGIRDAILLKNGKLTDEEFQEMKMHTVYGRDALLKAEMSIGYNSFLDIAKEIAYCHHEKWDGSGYPEGLSGEDIPVSGRLMALADVYDALITKRVYKDAYSHETAREIIIQGRATHFDPDVTDAFLAVERVFIAIAEKFRDEH
- a CDS encoding tetratricopeptide repeat protein is translated as MNKTPLKIFIITVLAILAYSNTLNSPFVVDDNNLEKFCQYRNFIEMRFVTETTFVLNCKLHGLKPQGYHIVNILIHIVNGLLLFAFSFLTLNAVSGKSAADAPQRALDVENTAFLISLVFTLHPVQIQAVTYIIQRYSSLLTLMYLSSLVFYALWRKTTNGNVSTKVVFKNKYVLYSLSFFFALAATKTKESAITLPLILTAYEFLFFKGSTKKRLLSLIPFFIVIPVIIINSKLIVSHMDISVVNDFSFADSSLKYSPAKNPLHVYSISENFFTQIRAILTYIKMLILPVNFTLIYYYPVSTSFTDYRVILSGVFIMAILSYSVVLIFKSFSGGSEDRHIYSKLTAFGILWFFINISPQLMIAVKEWVVLQYRVYLPSVGFSFLAGALLIRFFRKYSGYALTLLSLGIAIILCVSTYRNNSNWQNETTLWEDNIKKAPQHPMPYNFLANAYFNKTRYNDAIRVLKQAVTLDRYDYQSLNLLGYTYEHLGELKEAITSYEHAIRINPFFAPPYINLGNIYASQGLLNDALKMYETAVKLKPDLAQTYNNMGNIYLKQGFSEKALENYKMAIAINPAFAAAHNNLGVLYLNQGLTGEAAGEFEKALEYQPDYEDAARNLNSLKRGNIY